Within the Paenibacillus sp. AN1007 genome, the region TCTCCGACACGAGCAGCTTCAATCGTCGCATTCAGTGCGAGCAGATTGGTCTGTGCGGCTATTTCTTCAATGACCGCCAAGGCGCGATAGATGTCTTTCATGGTGCCGATGAACGATAGAATTGTCTGATTCGTATCGGATACGGTGCTGGATATTTGAATCATTTTGTCACCGATGCGATCTACTTCCTGTCTGGCTACCCCAATCTGCTCACTTGCCGACATCTCCAACTGCTGCAGCGTCAAACGCATGTGATCGGCAGCCTGCTTCGCTTGATCCAAATCCTGCAGTTGGGTGCGGATGGCCTGAATCATGGAACCGAGCTTGAGATTAACACGATCTGTAGTAACCTGGGTTGTCTCTGTGGATGTGCGCATGAGGTGCTGATTATCCATCACATCCTCTGTGGCCCGCTGTACTTTGAGCATGATGCTTTCGAGAGAATCGATCATATTATTAATCCATTTCGCCAGCTCGCCAGATTCATCTTGAGCAAAAGCGTTCGTGTCAAGACGCTGGGTCAGGTCACCCTTGCCCTCTGCATTAATTCGAATGAATTGACTGAGGCGGTGCAGGTCTGCATGTACCCGGTTGTACTGTTTACGATGAAGCTGCAGTGCGCCAAAAAATCCGAAGATCAGATTAAAGCCGGCAATCGCAGCAGCGCTCCAACCACTTCCTGTCAGAGCAAAGATCAGGGCAGCTGCAAGTAAAGCGGAGAGTACAATATAGATGCTGTGCTGTTTGAATTGCCGCCATCCAATACTGCGTATGCGGTACACCTCTTCCAGATCGCCTTCACACATCATGCCCCAGCGATCCGGGCAGTGGGGTAGCTGAAAGGTAATGCCCTTACCTATGACGGAAATATGGCGATAATCGGAATAACCAGGATAAGCCGCGAACAGGTTGGACCCATTCTGAATCGTTTTCGATACGCCCGGGTGTAATTGGCCCGTGGAAGGGTCTGTGAACATAAGTTCAAGCTCCGTATGCTCCTGCACACATACAGTACCCCAGTCGGTGGTTACGCCGTCTTTCAGGTTTTCACCATGGGTAAACGTTCGATCTTCGAAGCGGCTCCGTGACAAGGCAGTCCCCGGCTGCAGTTCAGGTCGCAGTACGGATGCAGCCATAAACAGGTAGTTATCCCCCGAGTCCGGATAGATATGTCCCGATTCGCGCTGAATGAGATCACCGAGTACATCACCGGGAATACGACTGCATAATGCACCTAAATATTTACCATGACGTACAATCGGGACAATGAACATCAGGGTGATGGCGTCATGAAACGTAGATGAGCGTGCTCCGATCTCCAGCGTAAGAGGATCTGAATAAGGGCCATACAAGCATTTCCTGGCGGGTGTATCTGTCAGCACATAGTTTAATCCGGGTCCAAAAGAAGAATGCTCGTGCGCAGTATAGCGTTGACCTATATGTTTCTGATATGTAGAAAATACAACCTGATGCTGCTCGTCGAGTAAAAACAATTCGGTACTATCCTGTGATCGGGTATAACCTGCCTTAAGCCAGGTTTTCAGTTTCTCTGTCCGTGATGATTCAAGCTTCATGTCTTGGGTGATCTCTGATTCCATCTGGTGAAGCATTCGATCCAGATGATTCCACTGATCATTCGCCCAATCCATCATGATCTGTCTTCTTGTCTCAGCGATCCCTTCAAAAATCTGCTCTACATCATGCTTCAGGTGTGCGTTCAACCGATAAGACCACCACAGCGGTAATCCTTTTCTCCATCCCAGCCAATCAAACATCATAACCACCCCGACTTCTGGATTTTGAACAGCTATTGAATCGTTTTGTTTTCAGAGAGTTCAAGCTAATTGTTGCTTGGAATGACAGCAGTGCCGCCGACTGCATATACTCTTTTCTATGTCTATATCCAACGTTATACATGAAATCACATGTGATTACGAGGGGATATGTACAATTTTCCGAATATTTCATCAATTAATACAAATGAATATACGCTGTTTGTAAAGGAGAATAGCTTAGCAGCGGCTGCGGGGCAGAGCGGGTTGGAGGCAGGTGAGGACAAGGGCGTTAGGTTAGAGACATATGTCTGTCCCCCAAGAAATAAAAAAACCTGACAGGCGCTGGAATAAACAATCATTCCGGCACCTATCAGGGACAATCTTCCCAGTGCGATAAATGTCACATCGCAGCTGCGATGCACATTAATCTACGATCTTTTTCTTTTTAAACTTCATCAGGAACTCATACACAATCGGCACGATTACAAGCGTGAGCAGTGTGGAACTGATCAGACCGCCGATAACGGTAATTCCGAGTCCTTTCGAGATGATACCCGCGCTTTCTTCGAGACCTGTTACCAGCGGAAGCAGAGCGCCGATAGTTGCGAGAGCAGTCATCAGGATTGGACGCAGACGTGTAGCCCCTGCTTCCAGCAGCGCTTCACGAGTGGAGAGTCCTTCATTTTCCTTATGAATAACACGGTCAATCAGTACAATGGCGTTGGTAACAACGATACCGATCAGCATCAATGCACCCATCATAGCCGATACGTCGAGCGTACCTCCTGCGATGAACAATCCAACCATGATCCCGATTACGGTAAACGGCAGGGAGAACAGGATTGCGAATGGTGCAAGTCCGCCGCCAAAGGTTACGACAAGCACAAAGTATACAATTGCAATGGCTGCCAGCATCGCCAGACCGAGCTGCGTGAACGTATCATTAATCTGTTCTGTTGTCCCGCCAAACTTCACTTCAACGCCATCCGGCAGGTTCAGCTTGTCGATGCTTGCCTGCAGGTTCTGCGAAGCTTTGGTTACATCGGATGCCAGAATGTTCGCTGTCACCTGTACAACCACTTTGCCATCAATCCGCATGATGGAGTTCGGTGAAGTACCTTCTTCCACTTTTGCTACATCTTTAATTGGAACCTGGATACCCAGTGGTGAAGTAACTGTTTCATTTTCAATATCCTTAATGCTGCTGAATGTTTTATTATCCGTTTCAACATAGACTTTGTAGGTCTTGTTATCGATGTCGACTTCCGTGAGAACCGGACGTTCCCGTACCGGACTGAGTGTCATCGCCAGTTGACCTGCCGTAAGACCGAGCTTGCTCAGCTTCTCCTGATCGGCAACCAGCGTATATTGACCGTATGTGTCCGAGATGGAGGTGCCTGCCTTTTCAAAAGAGTCCTTGTCCGCCTGAACCAGCTTCAGAACTTCTTCAGCTACAGGCTTCAACTGCTCCACATTGTCCCCGTAGATGGACAGACTCAAATTGCTGCCGCCGAATCCGCCGGACATGTCGAGTTCTTTCCATGAACCTTTGGTAACTTCCTTCTGCAGTCCTTCAACCAGCTGTTTTTTCACATCGGTGAAGTCTTTCGTGTCTTTGTTGTACTGAATGTAGAAGAGTGCCGAGTTTCCGCCGCCTCCACCCATACTGGCGAGTGGACTGCCGCCGCCGATAGAATACTGCATTTTCTCCAGACCCGGCTGTTTGAGCAGCCATTTCTCAGCAACCAATGCTTCTTTTTCTACATCTTCACGAAGTGAACCTGTTTCCGGGCTGTACGTGATCGTTACAAATTTATCTTTCTGCTCCGGCAGGAAGCTTGCGCCGATGAATGGATACAGGAACAAACTGCCGACCAATAAGATAACCGCAATAACGAAGGTAATGATCTTATGTGAGAGGGTCCAGTTCAACAGACGTTTGTAGCTTTCAGCCAGTTTGCCTGGTTTCTCATGATTTTGTTTGTTCTTGATCCCTTTGCGGAACAGGCTGTGTGCCAGCATTGGAACAATCGTGATCGCTACCAGCAGGGATGCCAGCAGGGCGAATACCATCGTTAAGGCAAACGGCATGAACAGCTCTCCGACCATACCGCTAACGAGAGCCAGCGGCAGGAATACCGCAATCGTAACAATGGTAGAGGAGAGGATCGGGATAAACATCTCGCGAGTGGCTTCACGAACCAGTTCCCGGCCTTTCAGTTTCTCATTTTTGAGTGTCAGTCTGCGGTAGATGTTCTCGATAACAACGATGGAGTCGTCGACAACACGGCCGATCGCAACGGTCATCGCTCCCAGAGTCATCATGTTCAATGTAATATCCATCAGGTCGAGCGCCGTCAATGCCATGAGCAGGGAGAGCGGAATCGAGATGATGGAGATGATTGTTGAACGGATGTTGCGCAGGAAGAGCAGGATAATCAGAATCGCGAACAGGGCACCGAAGACGGCTTTGCCCAGCATCGTATTCACGGAATCCTGAATAGGCTGACCTTGGTCAAGCAGGATAGTCAGTTCAGCATTTTTAAACTGTTTTTGCAGTTCTTCTGCTTTGTTTTTGACCGCCTTAACGACATCGACCGTATTGGCATCATTGGATTTTACCACGGAGATACCGATAGATTCCTTGCCGTTGGTGCGGGAGATCGACTCAGCTTGACCAATGACTTCGATCTTGGCAACGTCACTCAGTTTAATCGTTGGAATTCCGGCAGCACTTCCGCCGCCTGCTTGACCCGCTGCGGGGTTGGACCCCTGTACAGCGCCTGCTGCATCCTGTCCGGCTTGAGCCGAGGGATCGGCAGTTTGCCCAGTGGCTTGGCCTGCTTGAGCACCGCCGCCTTGGGAAGCCCCTGGCGCAGCAGCACCTTGTTCTGCCGCCGCTCCAGCACCCTGGCCGGAAGAAGCGCCAGCTCCGCTTGGCACAACGGGGATGGCCAGATTTTTCAGATCATCAAGACCGATGATATTGCCGTCTACAACTACGGCTTTTTGCGATTTGTCCAGTTCGAAGAGGCCGAGCGGCACACGAATGGATGAACCTTTCACAATCCCGTTCACCGTATCTTCGCGTAGTCCGAGTTCAGCCATTTTGGCCTGGTCAAACTTCAGCTTCACTTCTTTGACGTATTGACCGGAAACCTGAACTTGCGCTACACCGTCAATATCTTCGATGGCAGGTTTGATGTCTGAGTCTACAAGTCGCGTCAGTTCCTCCAGATCACCGCCGTCTTTATCGGACAGGCTCAGGGATACAACGGGGAATGAGTTAATGCTGAATTTGGAGATCGTTGGTTTCTGCACACTGTCCGGCAGCTGCACCTCGTTGAGTGCTTCGCGGACCGTGGCGGTTGCGTTTGTCAGATCGGTTCCGTAGTCGAACTCAAGTGTGATGGATGCTGCATTCTCCATTGATGTGGAGGTGACTGTCTTCACACCATCGACGTTGCGCAGTTTCTGTTCGAGCGGCTTGGTGACATCTTCTACAATACCTTCTGGAGCAGCACCCGGATCAATCGCTGTGACATTCAGAAACGGTACATTGATGTTCGGAATGGTCTCCTGTTTCATCGTCGTTCCGCTGTATAAACCTGCGAATGAGATGATGATGGTCAGAATCCAGATTGCAAACTTGTTGTTCAGTGAAAAGTTAATAATTCCTTTCATATGTTGGTTACTTCTCCTCTCTGTTTCTCCTGTTTATGTTTGTGACGAGTCAGCCTGGATAAACCGGTTATACATGGTATCCATAATGTACTGAAGCTCGGAGTGCATAGGTTTAAGGATAGTCACGCCTTCCAGGTTACGCATCATGCCGAGAATGATCGCGCGTCTTGGGGAAAATTCCATGATCTCCTGCCTAAGTATGGCAAGGGTCTCAAGTACATCATTTCTGGATTGTCCTGCAGGCAGCTCGCTTGAAGCAGTATCCTGCATCTGTTTCAGAATATGGGCAGGATGGCGCAGCATGGTAACATCCGATTGGGGTTCGGCGATCCAGGCAGGCCACTGCTCTAGTGGAATGAGCGGTACGGGCCGATGCTGCAGATAACCCTGTGCTGCATAATCCAACGACAGCAGGAGGTTGGCTGCCATTTTGTTTACCGTAAGGTTCGGCATTTCAGTAAACCAGATTTTCACATACGATAGAAGAAGCCCATTCGTTAGTAAGATGAGATCGATTGTATAAGGTTCAATCTCGGAGCCGTACAGGTCCTCCAGCTTGCTTTTGAACCAATGCAGTGTACGAATCTCGATATCTCTTTGCTGAGGGGTGCAGCGTTCCTTACGCAGCTGCTCATCGTCCATCATCATGCTTCGCATCTGCACGCGCAAAAATTCCTTTAATTCGGAGACGTGTGTCAGCAGCACCTCGATCTGTTTCTGCAGCCGCTCTCTGGATGACAGGCTGGTTTCCTGCTCAATCTGGGACATCTCGTCCATCAGAATGTATACACAGTACTCCAGGGTACTCGCTTCCAGCTCTTCTTTGGACTTGAACATCAGATATAAGCTGCCTTTGGACATCCCGCATAACTCGGCAATCTCCTGCATGGAGGTGGCGGCACTGCCCTTGGCAGCAAACAGCTTGAGCGCTGTAGTGATGATCAGTTTTCTCTTTTCGTTCATCCCATGGATCGGGTTCATGAAGGGTACGTTCACCTCACTGGGAACTCTTGAGTTCTTGAATTGACTTTATGGTCAAACTAAGTATAAACGATGTAAATGAGGGATTACAAATGTGCGCGATGCAGGGGGTGAAAACGAACCTAAATTCGACTGAGAGTGAACTGGAAAAAATGCATTGAACAGGCTCTGAAGCCTCCTCAGGACAAGAGAATGAAGAGGAAGCAAAGTTTAATGAAGTGGAGGCAGAGCGAAGGTAAGAGAAAAGAAAAGAGACTATGCTCCCTGAAAATCGAAAATAGCAAGCATGAGAACTGCTGCCAGAGAGACGAGATAGAAGAGTGCCAGTACTATCAAAATGGAGTACCCCGTGTATGCACTGATACGTACCAACCATTTTTTCTTCAAGTAATCCCCTCCTTTATTCCGCTGAGCTAACAAGATTTGCTCACGTATTACATTATATCCCAAACGGCCTATCATACCTAAAATATTCTACCTGAAAAATTGTACTTACAAAAGACGACTTCCTGATTGAAGTCGCCTTTCGGAATGTATAATGAGCCTCATGCTGCATTACATTACGTAATAATTTTCAATCCAACCGCTGCCACCAAAATCATCGCAATGAACAGCAGCCGCTTCGCTTCCTTTCGCTCCCCAAACAGAAGCATACCCGTTGCGGTACTTCCCACCGTACCGATTCCTGTCCATACCGCATAGGCTGTACCCATAGGAATGGATGTCATGGCATAGGATAACAGCGAAAAGCTGAACACAAACGATACCAGCATCAGGACAATATAAGGCCAGCCCTTGCGCGTAGAAGCCCCGTTAATGCCGATGACCCCAAAAATTTCACAGATTCCCGCACCTACAATTGCAAGCCATGCCATTAGACGGCACCTCCTTTAACCTGTGGTTTCTGATTTTCCTGCTGGTCTGTTACCAGCTTCAGTCCAATGACGCCGCAGAGGAGCAGTCCGATCAGCAGCATTTTAGTCAAACGGAACGGCTCACCGAACAGCAGCATTTCGGTCAACACTGTACCGGCTGTACCAATCCCTGTAAACACGGCGTAGACCGTACCAACGGGCAGTCTTTTGGCAGCGGCAATAATAAGCCCGAAGCTGATCATAATGGCGATTGCTGTCAATGCCCATTCCCAGGCATTCGAGGCATGCTTCAATCCGCTGACCCAGACAATTTCAATGATTCCTCCTATAAAAACGTATAACCAGTTGCGGTTCATGATGTTTAATCTCCTTCTGGCACAACAGGAAGTGCCTCTTTATTCATGCTGTGTATTCCAATCCAAAAGACGGGCCAGGCTGCATCGAGGCGTCGTTTATACCGACGTGAGCTTCCGTAGATAATCTCAACCGTAATGCCATCGAGAAATGTCATAAAAGCGATGGCGGCCTGTTCGGCAGAAACAGGCGGAATATCTCCTTCGCGAATTGCTCGCTGTAGCAGTCTGGATAAAGTACGCTCCATCCCATCCAGAAATGGATACACCAGGTCCATCACATGACTGTACAGATCCGGCGGCGGATAATAACAATTGCGGAGCATCAGCCTGGCAGAAGCATGATCCTGATATTCCTGTTCAAACCACACCAGCAGTCCCCGCAGACGCTCTTCCAGCGGCAGGTGGGCATGATCCCGGAAATATTCCAGAGTGTGCCGACGTACTTCATGAAATGCATGGTCCAGCGTGCTCATAAACAGATCTTCTTTGCCGCTGAAATGCGCATATATAGAGGGTTTCTTAATCCCGACTTCATCAGCGATCGCTCTCAGCGAGGCCCCTTCGTAGCCGTCTCTTGCAAAATGAAACAGGGCTGCATCCCGGATAGAATATGCAGTCATTATATTCACCTTCCTAACGGTCGTTAGGTAACATTTTTTCACGATTCATATTATATGTCAAGAATGAAAATACATCCGCCGCACGTGAAGAGTGCAGACGGATGTATTTCGCTAAGTGGATAAATTTGAATTTTGTTGTGATATGAAGTCGTTATATAGGGCTCAGCAGATCCATTCACAAAACGGAGAGAACGGATAGAGCCTGAAAAGTGAACGTGTAAATACCCTTTTGTTCAACGGGTACAAATGCGCCGATCATCAGAAGGTAGTAAAGCCGAGAATAAGCTGCAGTTTGTACAGAATGCCTTTCAGGAAGGTTGTTTTCTCCTGAAACTCCTCCAAATTCAAAGTGAACTCGGCATCCTCGTTCGTCCAGATACGCTTGAAATAATTTGCAATGTCGACGGTAAATGCATTGTCTGCCGGGGCTGCAGCCCAAATGTTATTTTCCAGATTATAATCATTCAGATTCCGGGGGGTGAAATTGGTTGACCCGCCGAGTACGATATGATCTCCAGCAGCCTTCGCGATATACATCATCTTGGTATGGTACTGCTCTTTGGTGGTGTTGTACCAGCGAATCTGGATTTTTCCGTTCGATTTGTCATGCAGCTCAGCGGCCACAGGACGATTGGGGATACCGATCTTCTCCTGACCGAAGGCATTTTCGTTGGGATCAAGTATAAGCCGGATGTC harbors:
- a CDS encoding multidrug efflux SMR transporter, coding for MNRNWLYVFIGGIIEIVWVSGLKHASNAWEWALTAIAIMISFGLIIAAAKRLPVGTVYAVFTGIGTAGTVLTEMLLFGEPFRLTKMLLIGLLLCGVIGLKLVTDQQENQKPQVKGGAV
- a CDS encoding TetR/AcrR family transcriptional regulator, translated to MTAYSIRDAALFHFARDGYEGASLRAIADEVGIKKPSIYAHFSGKEDLFMSTLDHAFHEVRRHTLEYFRDHAHLPLEERLRGLLVWFEQEYQDHASARLMLRNCYYPPPDLYSHVMDLVYPFLDGMERTLSRLLQRAIREGDIPPVSAEQAAIAFMTFLDGITVEIIYGSSRRYKRRLDAAWPVFWIGIHSMNKEALPVVPEGD
- a CDS encoding multidrug efflux SMR transporter, with product MAWLAIVGAGICEIFGVIGINGASTRKGWPYIVLMLVSFVFSFSLLSYAMTSIPMGTAYAVWTGIGTVGSTATGMLLFGERKEAKRLLFIAMILVAAVGLKIIT
- a CDS encoding efflux RND transporter permease subunit, coding for MKGIINFSLNNKFAIWILTIIISFAGLYSGTTMKQETIPNINVPFLNVTAIDPGAAPEGIVEDVTKPLEQKLRNVDGVKTVTSTSMENAASITLEFDYGTDLTNATATVREALNEVQLPDSVQKPTISKFSINSFPVVSLSLSDKDGGDLEELTRLVDSDIKPAIEDIDGVAQVQVSGQYVKEVKLKFDQAKMAELGLREDTVNGIVKGSSIRVPLGLFELDKSQKAVVVDGNIIGLDDLKNLAIPVVPSGAGASSGQGAGAAAEQGAAAPGASQGGGAQAGQATGQTADPSAQAGQDAAGAVQGSNPAAGQAGGGSAAGIPTIKLSDVAKIEVIGQAESISRTNGKESIGISVVKSNDANTVDVVKAVKNKAEELQKQFKNAELTILLDQGQPIQDSVNTMLGKAVFGALFAILIILLFLRNIRSTIISIISIPLSLLMALTALDLMDITLNMMTLGAMTVAIGRVVDDSIVVIENIYRRLTLKNEKLKGRELVREATREMFIPILSSTIVTIAVFLPLALVSGMVGELFMPFALTMVFALLASLLVAITIVPMLAHSLFRKGIKNKQNHEKPGKLAESYKRLLNWTLSHKIITFVIAVILLVGSLFLYPFIGASFLPEQKDKFVTITYSPETGSLREDVEKEALVAEKWLLKQPGLEKMQYSIGGGSPLASMGGGGGNSALFYIQYNKDTKDFTDVKKQLVEGLQKEVTKGSWKELDMSGGFGGSNLSLSIYGDNVEQLKPVAEEVLKLVQADKDSFEKAGTSISDTYGQYTLVADQEKLSKLGLTAGQLAMTLSPVRERPVLTEVDIDNKTYKVYVETDNKTFSSIKDIENETVTSPLGIQVPIKDVAKVEEGTSPNSIMRIDGKVVVQVTANILASDVTKASQNLQASIDKLNLPDGVEVKFGGTTEQINDTFTQLGLAMLAAIAIVYFVLVVTFGGGLAPFAILFSLPFTVIGIMVGLFIAGGTLDVSAMMGALMLIGIVVTNAIVLIDRVIHKENEGLSTREALLEAGATRLRPILMTALATIGALLPLVTGLEESAGIISKGLGITVIGGLISSTLLTLVIVPIVYEFLMKFKKKKIVD
- a CDS encoding TetR/AcrR family transcriptional regulator; translated protein: MNPIHGMNEKRKLIITTALKLFAAKGSAATSMQEIAELCGMSKGSLYLMFKSKEELEASTLEYCVYILMDEMSQIEQETSLSSRERLQKQIEVLLTHVSELKEFLRVQMRSMMMDDEQLRKERCTPQQRDIEIRTLHWFKSKLEDLYGSEIEPYTIDLILLTNGLLLSYVKIWFTEMPNLTVNKMAANLLLSLDYAAQGYLQHRPVPLIPLEQWPAWIAEPQSDVTMLRHPAHILKQMQDTASSELPAGQSRNDVLETLAILRQEIMEFSPRRAIILGMMRNLEGVTILKPMHSELQYIMDTMYNRFIQADSSQT
- a CDS encoding methyl-accepting chemotaxis protein: MMFDWLGWRKGLPLWWSYRLNAHLKHDVEQIFEGIAETRRQIMMDWANDQWNHLDRMLHQMESEITQDMKLESSRTEKLKTWLKAGYTRSQDSTELFLLDEQHQVVFSTYQKHIGQRYTAHEHSSFGPGLNYVLTDTPARKCLYGPYSDPLTLEIGARSSTFHDAITLMFIVPIVRHGKYLGALCSRIPGDVLGDLIQRESGHIYPDSGDNYLFMAASVLRPELQPGTALSRSRFEDRTFTHGENLKDGVTTDWGTVCVQEHTELELMFTDPSTGQLHPGVSKTIQNGSNLFAAYPGYSDYRHISVIGKGITFQLPHCPDRWGMMCEGDLEEVYRIRSIGWRQFKQHSIYIVLSALLAAALIFALTGSGWSAAAIAGFNLIFGFFGALQLHRKQYNRVHADLHRLSQFIRINAEGKGDLTQRLDTNAFAQDESGELAKWINNMIDSLESIMLKVQRATEDVMDNQHLMRTSTETTQVTTDRVNLKLGSMIQAIRTQLQDLDQAKQAADHMRLTLQQLEMSASEQIGVARQEVDRIGDKMIQISSTVSDTNQTILSFIGTMKDIYRALAVIEEIAAQTNLLALNATIEAARVGEHGRGFSVVAEEIRKLADVSRSSTEDIHQILDRISNAAGTASKQITEGDQVLAEGTTLVQAASELLKKATAEEAERTQVVDEVVFLMENIAAISHQNRATSAEVEAEMMALIQDMLKVQQSSHDVETITLFLRQVVGQFQLNQPA